In Sesamum indicum cultivar Zhongzhi No. 13 linkage group LG1, S_indicum_v1.0, whole genome shotgun sequence, the sequence CCGAATAGAGAAGCATTTGCAAGGTAATTTGTTCACTGGTGAACAGATATTGATCCTAATGTTTCCATACCATGACATCATGTTTATATGCTTTGCCAGAAATTTGTGTTCAGAAAGTTAAAGAACTGTCAGAATATCAGATGATCTGGACTGATGAAGATGGTTTCCTCCTGAAGCCACTTGGTATACGATCAATTTGTTGCGACAGCTTTCTGACTATTATCACTACAATGCAGTGTAGGATATGATTCTTTCCTCTTGTGTTCAGAGCCTGGAAGGTTGATGACAAAGTACTATCTGAAGTTTGACACAATGAAGCACATTATGCAGGGCCCTCCTAACTGCAGCATGGAGGACATACTTCATATTATATGTCAGGCAGAAGAAATTGCATGTATGCTTGcaatctatataatatttgctTTTAAGATATGAAATTTAGGTGATTTATGtcattctaaataaaaataaagggatACAGCTGAGGCGGAATGAGAAGAAGTTCCTAAATGACATTAACAATGACAAAGATGGCCGGCTTCGCTTTCACATCCTTGACGATAAAGGAAAGCGTAAAAAACGCATCCAGACCAGAGAAGACAAGATATTTGTTCTGGTGAATGACTGCTTGACTGGTGATCCATTAGTGCGTGATTTATCTATGAGTCAGGTTTCACCCTTGTCTCTGCAAATATTTAAGATGATGTGGTATTTCTTCagatttctatatttatttgttgtacCATGATCAAGCATGTTATGCTATAGGATGTGAACTCTATATGCTCAAATGGGTCTAGAATTGCAAAGTGCATGAAAGAGTATTTTATGTTCAAGAAAAGCTACAAAGGAGCTTTCAATTCAACAGTAATAGCCAAATGTTTACATCAGAAGTTATGGAATGATAGCCCATACTTGCTGAAACAATTACCAGGCATTGGAATGGTGACTGCAAAGGTTTGTTTCTTGAACTTACAGTACTATTAGGGATATCTGATTATTTCACCTATGAAGATCAAGACAATGTTTCCCTTCTTGTGCGCCGGACAAATTGTGATTAGGCACTATATTCAATGGGAGTAATGTCATTTGAGACCCTCTTTGAAGCTGATCCAAGAAAGATAGAGCTGGTTACTGGTAGAAAATATCCATTTGGAAACCATATAAAGGAGTCGTTGCTCACACTACCCCCCAAAGTTGAGATGGCAATTCAGGAAGTTGAGGACCAAAGGATAGGAATGTCCAAACTACTGATAACATTGACTAGGCTATCGCCGCCAGCGCAATCAACTAAAAGACATTATGCTGATATGGTACGTCAAGAACATAGCATGTTATTAACTTTGAGTCCAAAACATgtcttcttcaattttattcttcgtaaaattgtaattgaatttttttgtcacaGATGGTCAGTATAGAAGAAGATAACATCATTctgttttatgaaaaaataaggtACAGTAAATTGTTTGAGCTTAGATACAGACTATAATGCATGTCTTAAATTGTTGGTTCGTAGTATATTTTTGTCGTTTCTGAAACTCGTTTTCTGGTGGTCTAGGTTGGAGGAGTTCTCAAGGTAAGGCAATTACAGACGTCAAGTCTGTTGCTTTCAAATTCATGAGGCATTTGGGTCATGAAATTGATGCCTGGTGTTTGTGTATTGGAAATTCTTTCTTCTGACATTATGGATTTTCTTACAGCCCTTATACTGCAACAGTCTTATTTTCAAGCCCTAAGCAAGGAAAGCTGACGATTAAGGCAGATCTGATATTTGAAGAATTCAGTAACTCCTTTCTTAATTTACACCCAAAAATGTTGTTGTTTTCCAGTGCGAGATGAATATGCATCTAGTCCTCTGTTGATGTTATTGCAGTTGGCATTGATCTCCATCGGAAGGTTATCATCACAGCACCAGTAGACTTAAATGTCGTCCACAGATACAGACCCAAGGAACTCTCCCCCTTTATACCGAAGGATGTTCACATCATAAAAGACGACAAGGATGAGTCTTCTGTCACTGCCTCCAAAAAATGTCACTACTCCAATGAATTGATAGAGAACTCAATTTCCATGTATGCTGTAACACAACTTTCTCagttttttaaaagtaattcaATTCTATGAAGTTGGTTTCCTATTGAAGTTCTCATATTAATTGACCTTgaacttttcattttcaggcCCACCTTCAAACTTCTAGACGAGGAATTGGAAGATGGTAAGGAACTTTTGTTTCTTGAGTCCTATTTTCTTGTCCTCCAGCCCACTCACTGCcactgtttttcttttccttcctcTAATGTTGAAGACAAACCAGTTATTGAGACTGAAGATGATGACTGCAAAATCATAACTGAAAGGACGGTATTCGACCATATTCGGAAAAAGGCAAAAACATTACCCTTTTTGCCCATGCCCAACGATACATGTTTGCCATCACTGGAGGCCTTCACGCTCATCAGGAAACGCACTCGTGAAAGGCATCTTAAACTGGATAATGATATTGAGGTTCTGGAAATACAAGAGAACCGAGTTATTCAACATTCCAAACTTACAGAACCAGAACCAAACATACACGCTATCGATGAAGATGATCCAACAGATATTTCTGAAGGCTCTTATAATCTCATGGACACAGGTGAGCAATTGATGACACAGTATTTCCACGAAAATTATCTCTATTTACTATTGTACTTCAAGGTAAATTCCCTGCAGAAATTTTGGGTGGAGAAGGAACACTGGCTACTGAACACCAGAGTACTGAATCAGGAACACTGACTGAAGATACAATTCTCGGACATACAAGAAAAGTGCCAAGGAACTACTCGGTTTTCGGTAATTCTAGGACAGCTGATTCTACAGTACGCACACTGGACTGTGGAACCTCTCACATGCAGGGGAATGATACTCAACCCCCAGTAAGCTCTAGCGATAATGATGTGATTAAGCTGTTGTCTCCAAGTTTACAGAAAGGACAGTTTTGTTCGCTAGCAATTGCAGGAGAAGTCAAGAAAGAGGATTCTTTTCTTGGGTTCCAGAGTGTGTTTTcgtttctttaatattttggatatttGAGACACGGGCAATTATGTTTAAGTGTACTTGGTTGTGCTTCAGCGTGGTGTTATCTTTTCTTTCgtttttcatatttcttttctgaTTGCTAGAAAGTCGAACTTTGCTTTGTTTTGTCAGATACataaatgttaaaataatatgacCCATGACCCTTAGTTGATAGGTCCCAAAAACCCATGGCCACTTCCTCACTCATCTGGGTGGCAGCCAAGTCCACCAACCCAACAACCTGGTTACTCGATCCATTTCAACCACATCGGTTCCTAACTATTTATTGTTGGtaaccctaaccctaatcACTTTTCCCTTGACTCCTCGTTCCCTTCTTTGCATTTTCTCCCTCTTCCTCGTCTTCTCCTTCTCCCCCTTTTTCTACATCGGAATCCTTTCCgatgtctctctctctcccttgGCCGACCACTATATATATCTCCACTTGTCTGGTTTGTTCCAACTTAATAGAACAATACCAGAACATCAAAATCCTCTTTGTTCTTCGTGAACTTCTCTATGATCTTCTTCCTATGTGGAAGTACCTTAGCTATGTTGGTTGGTTCTGCTTTGGTCCTTGGTGGACCTGGGTTACTGTTTCTGGTATAAAATGTGCAATCGGTGAGTGAGGTTGCCCGGCCTGAGTGGCCGTGGGAGACCCTTAATCGAATCTGGCCTTTGAGCTGTTTATCGTTACTGCATGCCTTGTTGATATTGtagatttgtaattatttaatatattctattatatatcttgatttgtattttaaggaTTTTCTTAACCCACGATTCACTGTAATAGTTGTTaggatttgattaattatttgggCTCATTGCTAGGTGGAAAATTcccaacagtggtatcagagccactGATCGTCTTTAGTGGCATTCTACGGTAACAAATCTCTAaccctctctctttctttctttgcgaaatatttttgtcaaaatcttttttggaaatttttaaattttttattacgcttagtggatctgaatattttgtttaactgCTTAAATATTGTTCTTATTATTGTTggtgtttatttttgttttatatccACGACTTTACCATTAGCCTTACTTATCCCTCACTTGGCCTAGCCTTTGAGGCTGTCAGGTATCTAGTTGAGGTTAAGTATTGGTTCATTCccttttatctaatattattatgttctTATTCTAGAAATATCTGTATATGTGGTCGCTTCATTTGTTAAcattttctgcatatttttcttGCGATATCTATTAAATGGATGGTTATAATTTGCAACGCTTCGATGAAAAATCTGATTTCTCTATttgacaacaaaaaatgaaaggcattttaatacaacaaaaatatggGAGGTACCCTGAAAaattttctgaagaaaaaagaaacttaaaaatgatgaatatgcaTACTCTTCCATAACATTAAATCTTTCTGATACTGTTCTTAGAAAAGTAGGAAAATAAGAAACTGCTAAAAATCTATGGAATAAACTTGAGGAACTTTATTCTGAAACATCTCTTCCTAGTAAATTGTTTCTGCTTGAAAAACTTTTTAGGTACAAGCttgatttatctaaaaatattgaagataATCTAGATGATTTTACAAAGttaattcaagatattaagTTAACAAGAgataaaaacattgatgatTATTctgttattattttgttaaatgatATTCCTGAAGCGTATAGTGATGTTAAGGCTACAATAAAATACGGTAGATATAATGTAAGTCTTGACACTGTtgttaattgtttaaaaagtAAGGAAATGGACCTAAAAACTAACAGACCTAGTCAGAGTCAAAAtgaggtaaatttcattagtGGAAGAACTGAGACAAGAAATTCAGACTATAAAAAACATAGTAAGCGTAGAAGTAGAAGCAGAAGTAAAAGTAAATTCAGATCCAGAACAAGGGAAGATAAGTATAAATATGATTTctgaagaaaattttggtgATGTTTTTACGGTATGTGATGTTAACTCTGTTCTGTcttctttgaaaataaatgaatggaTAATTGATTCTGAATGTACTTTTCATATGAGcactttcaaaaaaaaatttacaaacttAAAATTTGGAAAGTCGGGCTTCATATCCATGGCAAATGAAAAgttttgtgaaataaaaagatcttGGTGATATcagtttgatttttgaaaatagttataagttaactattaaaaatattaggtaTGTTCCTGACCTGAGTCATAATTTGATCTCTTGTATTCCCTAGAAGAAGATGGGCTAAAAGGTAGATGGCAAAATGgatcatgaaaattatgaagggTTCCTTAACTGTCTTCAAAGCtcgaagaaaaagaaatctatATGTTTGTTCTGTGAAATATGATGCCTTAGCTGCTACTGTGTTGAAAAGTGGTAAAACTTATTTGTAGCATAAACGATTAGATCACATAAGTGCTAAGGGTCTTGAATTGCTGCAAAAAGAAGGTTTTCTATCtgataaaataagtaaaataaatttatgtgatGAATGTGTTATGAGAAAACAACATACAATTCATTTTCCTTCATCATCTTACCCAAACCCCTCATCATCTACTTGCATACTTGTCTATATTCATGATGTTTGGGATCCCGCAAATACTGTTACACatggagaatataaatattttttgtctattatttataattactctACAAAAGTATTcgtttatttaataaaataaaaatctgaagcttttgaaaaatttaaaaattgaaaatctcTTGCTGAAAATCAGActtgaaagaaattaaaaacattaGTAACATACAATGGTTTGGAATTTTGTAATTCacaattttatgaattatgtGATAAGTATGTATTAAAAGGCACAGAACTACCCCTTATACCCTCAGCAAGATGGTGTTGCTGAAAGAATGGACAGAACTTTGTTAAATAAAGTAAGATGCATGCTTGTCAGTTCAggattgtcaaaatattttttgggggAAGTTGTTTTAACTGCTAATACATTTAATCAAATAGATCACCATCTATTCCtctatttggaaaattacctGAATTTGTTTGGACGGGTAATCTGTTGATCTTTCTTACTTGCgcatttttggatgttctGCTTTTGTGATGCAAAATGAAGATAAACTTGATCTAGtttctaaaattgtatttttattggttatcctcaAGGTACTAAAGGTTATAGATTATGGCTTAAGAGCCAACTAGATTTTAAGGTAACTATCAGTAGGgatgttatttttaatgaattaaaaatatcatgcCTAATAAATGCATCTAGAAATAATAAAGATATCGACATAGAATCCACCTTTAACAAGGTGGAGGGACTTCCAGATAATAACCAACAAGGGGAAGAGTAGAAGTTGAAAATCTACAGATAAgcaattttgataataatgaACCAGaagaaagtttgaaaaatcacCAGCCTGTTATGCATAGAACATAGAGAACATAGGTTTCCTCCTAGATTCAAAGATTTTGTGttaaatgttgaaaatttcgAAACTAGCACTTATGAAGAAGCCTTACAgtctaaaaattcaaaatactaATAGAAGCCATGAACGAAGAAATGAAATCCTTACATGCTAGTAAAACTTAGGAACTTGTATCAAAACCTAGTGAGTGTTCAGTTGTTGATTGTAAatggattttcaaaataaaacaaaaaaacaatgcAACTCGTTTTAAAGCCAGattaattgcaaatattttactcaaaaagaagaaattgattAAACTAAAATCTTTTCTCCTGTGGTgaaatatactattataattattatacttgCATTTGTTGCTCATTTTGATTGGGAGTtaaatggatgttaaaactgcTTTCTTGCATGGTGACTTAGATGGGATAATATTTACATGTATTAACCTAGTGGATTTATTGATAAGCAAAAATCTGACCATGTATGCTTACTTCAAAATCACTCTATGGTTTCAAACAATTTCCAAGACAATGgaataagaaatttgatttgttcatGCATacctaaaaatttcaaaaaagtgCATATGATCCCTGcctgtattttaaatatgaaagttCTATTCTTGTATTTCAAGTACTATATGTTGATAATATGTTAATTTCTAGTGCTAAAAGAATACTAGGTATGACCATCAATATGGATAGAAGTAACTactatttttctaaatcaaAGGTCTTATGTTAAAactgttttaaaaaattttcaatggcTAATTTTAAACCATTCTGTTCCTTTGGCTACTCTTTTTCAACTTAGTAAAAATCAATGCCAAAATCTgattctgaaaaagaaaaaatgaaaaatgttcCTTATCAAATGCAACTGGTTCTGTAATGTATCTAATGGTTAGTACACGCCCGGATATCGCATATATTGTTAGCTGTTTGAGTGGATACATTTCTAATGCTGGAATGTCTCATTGGGATGTTTTAAAATGGTTACTTGAATATCTAAATGGTTCTGCTAATGATggtataaaattttctaagtgtactGATGAtgtcaaattaattagatatgtAGATTCCAACTATGCTAATGACAGAGATAGTAGGAAACCAACTACTTCATATGTTTTCACTTTGTGTAGTGCTTGCATTAACTGGAAATGAAACTCCAGCATATTGTTACCTTATCAACTactgaaattgaatatataacCACAATTGAAGCCTTTAAAGAAGCAATTTGGATATACGGactattaaaagaaataggtttataaaggaaaaattaactatattttcATACAGTCAATCAGGTATCCAACTTTGTAAAAATCTTGCTTTTCATGataaaaccaaatatattGATGTAAGGTACCATTTCATTAGAGATATAGTTGGAAAAGAAATCATAAActtagaaaatattgattcTGAAAACAATCCCGCAGACATGAGATTAAATGCTtgccttttaaaaaattcaaaacttgtcttaaaatcctaaatttaaaatagtatttgattaatttttttagctcATTTTTGGGTAGAAAattcctaaaaataaatttggaacaACTTAAAGAAGAAtaatgtttttgttgattGATGCTGAAGCTTGTGCTATTTGAGGATGATTCATTGACATGCTAGAATTCTGCAGAAAATATATGCTCGCATCACGGCCAATTTCAAAGCAATTTCAGATAAAGTCACGATTTGAATCATACTGATGTGTCATATATtagaaagaaattatgtaaagtaagaattggaggaaaaatatTCGTAATGTGGGAAATTGGACATATAAGAACAAATTATTAGGTAATAAGTTGCGGGCTTCAGATGTAAAATCTAGCAACCCCACGTTTAAATGGTATTTCTTAATTCTTACAACATGCTATTAACCTCCTTTGCAACATTAGGATTCATTCTAGTATGGAGTCTATATAAATTGCTGAAATTGACCTTCTCCAATGAAGGAACATGTCACAAATGTGATCTACAGAACCAAGAAATCTAAAACAAATGAATGACGTGTCATGTCAGCTTATTCCCAGCACCATCTGATGTCTCCATTTCCACAGAAGCACAGGTTGTAGAGGAGATACAGATCACAACAGAAGACACTTCCATAAGCGCAAATACATCTGAAGACTTGTGCTTGAGACAATCTTCCCAAATGTCAATACCAGTTTAGCAACTCTCTAGATGCATGAACCAAATGTGTGAACTCCCGCCACTCAAGTTGGTTTCCTCTTCCTCCCTAGAACTGGAGCCATTTGGAATCTGGGCCCACCCATCCGCCATTTCTTGAATGCTGTTATAGAAGACTGACCAGCTTCATACACTTCAGAGTGAATTACATTGTTAGGACAAACTCCTTAAAACAGAAAACTGATTAAGTAAAAGGAACTTGTAATTATGATGACAAATTTGCTATACACATGCGTTTGATGAACTTACATTTGGCTTCTTCATTAGTTAGAAGTGTCAAGTATTTTGGAGCCACTGCAGGTGTCAAAGTATGGGCCTTAATCAGGACTTCCTTGTATCTGGTCCGAAATGCTACAAGAAGGAATGGCCCTATGGTTTTATCACCAACACTGTTCATTATGGGAAGCTGAGTTCAGTCTTAATAACATCCAATTTTCAGTGTGGAGCTCAAACTTAACATGCTTCAACCGACAAACTCCTAGAACTATATAACAGCTAAAATGAAAGAGAATCCATCTAGCATGTTCAAGATAAAAAGCACAGAAAGTGGACCCAATTCCAAGACTTGGGAAAGAAATGATATTATGATTCCTTCGGAAGCTATTCAAGTGCAAGTCACCAGATAATGTGGAACTGCATTGTAGCATGACCTCCATAGCCTTCATTACAACCATGACAAAGGTACATATTCGGTATTCCTTCAAAGACTATTTGAAAAGAATGCCAAAATTATTAGAAGCAACTTGAAGTTTTAGAGGACACCCTGGATGGATATATTTCAAGGTCCTTGCATACATGTGTACATGACCCTCGTCATTCCCAGGAGAATTCTATTTTATCTAAACTGTATGAGTATGATGAACAGCAGGCACACAGATATTTGGAACATGAACAGAAAATAATCAAAGGATTAGAAGTAACTTACAGTGGTGCAATCTTGCATCCtacttcataaaaatatagacaTCGACTTCTTAAATCCACATGTGCAGCATCAGCCCCTATTTCTTCCCGTGTTTTAGATCTGGCAAACAACAAACAAGGACATAATCAAAAAGCAGAAAgtaaacaaatcaaatattacaatataattatctgtTATGTTTAAATACTCTATAATAGTTATGTGAAGAGCTCAAGTAAGCTCCCAAACTGGTGGAGTAAAGAAACGATGTgggaaataaaatagaagactGTCTGAAATAATTTCTTCAGATTGCCCGATTTCATTTTCTGGCATTATCTTTTGTAACAAAAGAAAGAGCCATTGACGTATGTTGCATCTCTTCAGGTTTTTCGATCTTCTCTTCCAAAAACTAATGTAGGACTAAGATGACATTACTCTCTATCAAAACATGGAGGGACCCTTATGGATATTAGTTGTCTCAAATACAATTCACGGACCAGCCAGAAGGGTAGTTCTACTCTGGAACCAGCTTCCACCTGCAACAAGGAAATGAGTCGGTCATGGAATTACATGATCATGTTAAATTATCAAGGTAAGATAAATCAAACACATATCCTTTTCTTAACCAACTTAAACTACCATATGAAGTACCAGCACCATTAGCACAGTTGAGCTTGAATATACCTTATTTGTATCATCACTTGAGTCGAAAAGCCCAACCTCATTTGCAGCATGTTGAAATACAGATGGAACGAGCTACAAATGTAAGCcacaaaaacaagaacatgCATCAGAGCCACCACCTTTCCATTTTAAAGGACAAAGAGCAGGTGTAGAAGCATATACCTCTTCTTCTGCTAATATATCATCAATGTCATAATATTTTGCCATTCTGAGTGAAAATCGCCAACTATGCAGAGTCCACCTTCACAAGTGATCTAAAGCTGCAATCTGCAGACAGCCAAAATGACATTGAAACAATCATTAGAAGCGGAAAAAGGAGCAACAAGGTGCCAAAAGAAGTAACAAGACTCACAATTGAATTGCGAAAATGAGGAATTGACTTAATTTTAGCAAGTTCCAACAAAATATACACAGACAAAAAcacataaaacataatttcaaTACATCATAGAACAAGACCAATGATTCCACCtcaattactaaatttaattacaaatggTAGTCACATACTTCAAAATGAATCCTACAATGTCCATATAATCACACCCAACAAATATTCGGTGTAAGATGTTGAATCTGAGCTCTAAAATACTTGATGTTTATGTTCtgtttgaagtttttctttgCTTAAATGGCGCCAATACCATTTAGGTTTCACAAGTGGGGTTGATTGGATAACTTGTGTTCAGAGTCGGGTCTGATCCGTATCTTCCCAGTCGGCGTAGATTTTTCGGGTGGGTTTTAGATAGGGTTGTAAAAGAGCCAAACTCGACAGTTTTTTGTtggctcgagctcgagctcagcAATTTGTTTAGTTTGAGCCAACCGTACACCCCAACAGTCTCCCTTTCACATACCAAATCAGTTCATatccattttcatttcttgaagcaCCAAACCAAcacagaaaattcaaattggtgtataagaataatattctagcattcaagaattacatataTCTGCAATGACCAAGATTTAACAATGataaactttaaatatatgttcaaaacccaaaaaataaaaagtgttgattttagattttatttttgttcttgcaAACTCCCAAAAGTGTTTTCCAGAATAGCTCGAAATGCAATTGGAGATTTTTGGAGAATCCAATAATATAAATCAGTGCCGATTGTagaacaaaatattaacaagtataaaaaaactataacaacacaaaaattaaagaaccaaTTTCTCCTCATAGGCGCCGCCCACGCACACACAAGCCGACGGTGAGACCAAGACTATGAGATGTAACGGCAAATCTGTTCGAGCTTCTTGCTTGGCCCACACAACAGCAATCGCCTTCCCCGTTGCGGTGGCAGATGGACTGGGGCTTGCAATCGTTGATTTGGGGCCTTTTAGGATTTAGACGGGAATtagggagaaagaaaaaaagagcgGGAAGAAAAAAGGCATTTAGATCTGGGAATTGGGGAGAAAGAGTGGGAAGAAACGAGAAATAAACGAGCGTAAtctttggttttatttttaaattgttttggAGAATTTtgtggagaaaaaaaataaaaaataaaaataaataagtataagttATATAGtgtatatgtttggatttatttttgggataatataaaataagtatagtaTGTTTGGTGTTGGATAatgggaaaaca encodes:
- the LOC105162058 gene encoding DExH-box ATP-dependent RNA helicase DExH17, producing MDTYALKAVSDLPTPFHSAFSFRYFNSLQSECFSTCFLSDVNMVISAPTGSGKTVLFELCIMRLLSKFISGDGKFTNLKGTLKTIYIAPSKALVQEKLRDWTKKLGHLGINCLELTGDNEYYSIKSIQDTDIILTTPEKFDAVTRYRIKDGGLSFFSDIALVLIDEVHLLNDPRGAALEAIVSRIKILSRNPKLQSSPLSLIRFLAVSATIPNINDLAEWLLAPAQGVKRFGEEMRPVKLTTKVFGYTPAKNDFLFEKRLQNYIFNLLMQFSGGKSALIFCSTRKGAQEAAQVLSQTAMTFGHSNPFIKNREQQERLREASLLCSDKQMQSYILYGVAYHNGGLSLKDRNLIEGLFLNGDIQILCTTNTLAHGINLPAHTVVIKSTQHFNKEKGIYMEYDRSMILQMCGRAGRPPFDDTGMVIIMTRKETVHLYENLLNGCETVESQLLPCVTEHLTAEIVQSTISDITRAIEWMKCSYLYVRMKKNPENYSILGLPGNRIEKHLQEICVQKVKELSEYQMIWTDEDGFLLKPLEPGRLMTKYYLKFDTMKHIMQGPPNCSMEDILHIICQAEEIAWIQLRRNEKKFLNDINNDKDGRLRFHILDDKGKRKKRIQTREDKIFVLVNDCLTGDPLVRDLSMSQDVNSICSNGSRIAKCMKEYFMFKKSYKGAFNSTVIAKCLHQKLWNDSPYLLKQLPGIGMVTAKALYSMGVMSFETLFEADPRKIELVTGRKYPFGNHIKESLLTLPPKVEMAIQEVEDQRIGMSKLLITLTRLSPPAQSTKRHYADMMVSIEEDNIILFYEKIRLEEFSSPYTATVLFSSPKQGKLTIKADLIFEEFIGIDLHRKVIITAPVDLNVVHRYRPKELSPFIPKDVHIIKDDKDESSVTASKKCHYSNELIENSISMPTFKLLDEELEDGKELLFLESYFLVLQPTHCHCFSFPSSNVEDKPVIETEDDDCKIITERTVFDHIRKKAKTLPFLPMPNDTCLPSLEAFTLIRKRTRERHLKLDNDIEVLEIQENRVIQHSKLTEPEPNIHAIDEDDPTDISEGSYNLMDTEILGGEGTLATEHQSTESGTLTEDTILGHTRKVPRNYSVFGNSRTADSTVRTLDCGTSHMQGNDTQPPVSSSDNDVIKLLSPSLQKGQFCSLAIAGEVKKEDSFLGFQSVFSFL
- the LOC105160442 gene encoding probable DNA replication complex GINS protein PSF3; protein product: MAKYYDIDDILAEEELVPSVFQHAANEVGLFDSSDDTNKVEAGSRVELPFWLVRELYLRQLISIRVPPCFDRESKTREEIGADAAHVDLRSRCLYFYEVGCKIAPLVGDKTIGPFLLVAFRTRYKEVLIKAHTLTPAVAPKYLTLLTNEEAKLYEAGQSSITAFKKWRMGGPRFQMAPVLGRKRKPT